A part of Zingiber officinale cultivar Zhangliang unplaced genomic scaffold, Zo_v1.1 ctg160, whole genome shotgun sequence genomic DNA contains:
- the LOC122036416 gene encoding calmodulin-like, with protein MALLLSEEQITEFQEAFCLFDRDGDGCITLEELGAVIKSLGQSPSEEELREMIQEIDADGNGTIEFGEFLNLMAKKAKETTNVEEELKEAFKVFDRDQNGFISASELRNVMISLGEKLSDEEVEQMIREADLDGDGQVNYEEFVRMMMMMMAAV; from the exons ATGGCTCTTCTTCTCTCAGAGGAGCAAATCACTGAGTTCCAAGAGGCCTTCTGTCTCTTTGACAGAGATGGAGATG GATGCATCACGCTGGAAGAGCTTGGCGCGGTCATCAAGTCACTGGGTCAGAGCCCTAGCGAGGAGGAGCTGAGGGAGATGATTCAGGAGATCGACGCAGATGGAAATGGAACCATCGAGTTCGGAGAGTTTCTGAATCTGATGGCCAAGAAAGCGAAGGAGACGACGAACGTGGAGGAGGAACTGAAGGAAGCTTTTAAGGTGTTCGACAGGGATCAAAATGGATTTATCTCGGCCAGTGAG TTGAGGAATGTGATGATCAGTCTGGGGGAGAAGCTGAGTGACGAGGAGGTGGAGCAGATGATCAGAGAGGCAGATTTGGATGGAGACGGGCAAGTGAATTATGAGGAATTTGttcggatgatgatgatgatgatggcggcTGTTTGA